From the genome of Streptomyces sp. NBC_01260, one region includes:
- a CDS encoding TniB family NTP-binding protein translates to MGGHRIDEVADAAVQLPACRLVLYTSGARFGPAAVSSFCGRGLQRSHSLPAAIIAIAAIDAVVVAGKTTALLHVGRACHLAHTRNNPPPTGPAHAAVPVAYVLVPPGATAKTLITEFARYLGIPTTTRMTQTQITDAVCHTYTQAGIQLVLIVEIHRLNPRTTTGAQTADLIKDLTERLPATFVYAGINVTDTPLFTGVRGAQLAGRATLVDCGPLHARHGTRQPFRNVITDIENNLDLQQHKPGTLPRHAPYLHQRTVGRIGSLTRLIRQAAITDGTERITKTTLETIRLDHLAEPHHRPRARDR, encoded by the coding sequence ATGGGCGGGCATCGCATCGACGAAGTCGCGGATGCCGCGGTGCAACTGCCGGCATGTCGGCTGGTTCTCTACACCTCGGGGGCGAGGTTCGGGCCCGCGGCGGTGTCATCGTTCTGCGGCCGCGGGTTGCAGCGGTCCCATTCCCTGCCCGCCGCCATCATCGCCATCGCAGCGATCGACGCCGTCGTCGTCGCAGGGAAGACCACCGCCCTCCTCCACGTCGGGCGTGCCTGCCACCTCGCCCACACCCGCAATAACCCGCCCCCGACCGGACCAGCGCACGCCGCGGTACCCGTCGCGTACGTCCTCGTGCCGCCCGGCGCCACCGCGAAAACCCTCATCACCGAGTTCGCCCGCTACCTCGGCATCCCCACCACCACCCGCATGACCCAGACCCAGATCACCGACGCCGTCTGCCACACCTACACCCAAGCTGGTATCCAACTCGTCCTCATCGTCGAAATCCACCGCCTCAACCCCCGCACCACCACCGGCGCCCAAACCGCCGACCTGATCAAAGACCTCACCGAACGCCTGCCCGCGACCTTCGTCTACGCCGGCATCAACGTCACCGACACACCCCTGTTCACCGGCGTGAGAGGCGCCCAGCTCGCCGGACGCGCCACCCTGGTCGACTGCGGGCCCCTCCACGCCCGCCACGGCACCCGCCAACCGTTCCGCAACGTCATCACCGACATCGAAAACAACCTCGACCTCCAACAGCACAAACCCGGCACACTCCCCCGCCACGCCCCCTACCTCCACCAGCGCACCGTCGGCCGCATCGGATCCCTCACCCGACTCATCCGCCAAGCCGCCATCACCGACGGCACCGAACGCATCACCAAAACCACACTCGAGACCATCCGCCTCGATCACCTCGCGGAACCCCACCACCGCCCCCGCGCCCGAGACCGCTAA
- a CDS encoding DUF6225 family protein — protein MTDVFEHAPQVWNAAQLRDALKDLPDDAPIHIGMAGDPGDFDGYRPGVLVDAHQVENWWPATNAAPERTETEKALTLFADWEPGAYDRLD, from the coding sequence ATGACCGACGTCTTTGAGCACGCCCCGCAGGTCTGGAACGCCGCGCAGCTCCGCGACGCACTGAAGGACCTGCCTGACGACGCACCCATCCATATCGGCATGGCAGGCGACCCCGGCGACTTCGACGGGTACCGCCCCGGTGTGCTCGTGGACGCGCATCAGGTCGAGAACTGGTGGCCGGCCACCAATGCCGCTCCGGAGCGAACGGAGACAGAGAAGGCCCTGACACTGTTCGCGGACTGGGAGCCGGGCGCCTACGACCGTCTGGACTGA